A single window of Thalassomonas viridans DNA harbors:
- a CDS encoding sulfurtransferase, which produces MSITFKHIITPEQLLANLEASNLIILDASIPPVGTTAAPVFQWPQQAIANARRFDLEGVFSDQHSALSHTMVSAEEFTRQARKLGINQESQVVVYDDLGVFSSARAWWMFKAMGFDNVAVLDGGLPLWCKKQFPLIPANEQEIAEGNFIANPRDGYFCDYHKVSQVLSDPLVAVIDARGAPRFYGRAAEPRAGVRSGHMPGAVSLPYSELLNNGRFKPKDELQQKLRALAGEQKSLVMTCGSGITACILAFVADYCGYGDISVYDGSWSEWGQKAELPVSCD; this is translated from the coding sequence ATGTCAATTACTTTTAAGCATATCATCACTCCAGAGCAGCTTTTAGCAAACCTGGAAGCCAGCAACTTAATTATTCTCGATGCCAGTATTCCTCCGGTGGGAACTACCGCCGCTCCGGTATTCCAGTGGCCGCAACAGGCGATTGCCAATGCCCGCCGTTTTGACCTGGAAGGAGTCTTTTCGGATCAGCATAGCGCTTTGTCCCATACTATGGTGTCGGCTGAAGAGTTTACCCGTCAGGCCCGGAAGCTGGGTATAAACCAGGAAAGCCAGGTTGTGGTTTATGATGATTTAGGCGTTTTTTCCAGTGCCCGGGCCTGGTGGATGTTCAAAGCCATGGGGTTTGATAATGTTGCCGTATTAGACGGAGGCTTGCCCTTGTGGTGTAAAAAGCAATTTCCGCTTATCCCAGCCAATGAGCAGGAAATAGCAGAAGGGAATTTTATTGCCAATCCCAGGGACGGGTATTTTTGTGATTACCATAAGGTGAGTCAGGTATTGTCTGATCCTTTGGTTGCCGTGATAGATGCTAGAGGGGCGCCCCGGTTTTATGGCAGGGCTGCCGAGCCCAGAGCCGGCGTGCGCAGCGGTCATATGCCGGGAGCCGTAAGCTTACCTTATAGCGAGCTGCTTAATAACGGTCGCTTTAAGCCAAAAGATGAATTACAGCAGAAGCTGAGGGCGCTAGCCGGGGAGCAAAAGAGCCTGGTGATGACCTGCGGCTCCGGTATTACCGCCTGTATCCTGGCGTTTGTTGCCGATTATTGCGGTTATGGCGATATCAGCGTTTATGACGGCTCCTGGAGTGAATGGGGACAAAAAGCCGAGCTACCCGTGAGTTGCGATTAA
- the dusA gene encoding tRNA dihydrouridine(20/20a) synthase DusA, whose amino-acid sequence MSIQAESGLAPHIPTNSISHKLSVAPMLDWTDRHCRYFYRVMSKQTVLYTEMVTTGAILFGKGEYLAFNDEEHPLVLQLGGSDPAAMTECAKIAEQRGYDEININVGCPSDRVQNGRFGACLMAEPSLVAECVEQMQAAVNIPVTVKSRIGIDDQDSYEFLHRFISEVSQAGCQHFIIHARKAWLSGLSPKQNREIPPLDYQRVYQIKQDFPDREISINGGIKSLAEAREHLTRLDGVMIGREIYQNPYLLAEADQTLWQSGAPVISRAQVIDEMAEYIDRYVADGGRAWHVLRHMLGLCNGFAGARLFRRHLSDSSGKTGAGSEVLREAFAQVSFE is encoded by the coding sequence ATGTCAATTCAAGCAGAATCAGGCCTAGCGCCGCATATTCCAACTAACTCCATCAGCCATAAACTCAGCGTTGCCCCCATGTTAGATTGGACGGACCGGCATTGCCGTTACTTTTACCGGGTAATGTCAAAACAGACAGTGCTGTACACCGAAATGGTGACCACAGGGGCGATTTTATTCGGTAAAGGGGAATATCTGGCATTTAACGATGAGGAGCATCCGCTGGTGCTGCAGCTGGGAGGCAGCGATCCGGCCGCCATGACCGAGTGTGCGAAAATTGCCGAGCAGCGGGGGTATGATGAGATCAACATTAATGTCGGCTGTCCTTCGGATAGGGTGCAAAACGGCCGCTTTGGCGCCTGCTTGATGGCTGAGCCGTCCCTGGTCGCCGAGTGTGTTGAGCAAATGCAGGCGGCGGTTAATATCCCGGTCACGGTAAAATCCCGTATCGGTATTGATGATCAGGACAGTTATGAATTTTTGCACCGTTTTATCAGTGAAGTCTCGCAAGCCGGTTGTCAGCATTTTATTATCCATGCACGTAAAGCCTGGTTGAGCGGTCTGAGCCCCAAACAAAACCGTGAAATACCGCCGCTGGATTATCAGCGGGTTTACCAGATTAAACAGGATTTTCCCGATCGGGAGATCTCCATTAACGGCGGCATTAAATCTCTGGCAGAAGCCCGGGAACATTTGACCCGTCTTGACGGCGTAATGATAGGCCGGGAAATCTACCAGAATCCTTATTTGCTGGCAGAGGCGGACCAAACCCTGTGGCAAAGCGGTGCGCCTGTGATCTCCCGGGCGCAGGTTATTGATGAAATGGCCGAATACATCGACCGTTATGTTGCCGACGGCGGCAGGGCCTGGCATGTGCTCAGGCATATGTTAGGTCTGTGTAACGGTTTTGCCGGCGCCCGTTTGTTCCGTCGTCATTTAAGCGACAGTTCCGGTAAAACAGGAGCTGGCAGTGAAGTGTTGCGGGAGGCATTTGCTCAAGTGTCTTTTGAGTAA
- a CDS encoding transporter substrate-binding domain-containing protein yields MKLITVFLFLILASAPGYGENISVGADEWQGYSHSDGSGIYFELLRKIYPEYRLDYKVSSFNRALKKFKQNKLDIIVGVYKEDLERALFPNWYLDTEYPVMAFYDPKLLTIRHLNDFKQLSTSWLRGYAFNRYLPESENTYLIDDINLGFKMLANQRIDTFIDYSYNLPEKYRQQFSSFEILPSRRIYIAFQRNQHGKKLARQFDRKMAQLRRSGELAKLFASEYQRSGLAGFNPDKSEIIIYTDEVNVLKEAKLEQLTLEPSLNRILNLTLDSLDNYRFTYKVMHDFSRIYQYQHKENVCFIDMIKTRQRQAHFAFSEPFSLYLGLHLYSKIPLGDKEAIDLPQLLSSKKPNKEPDKSANETQLRLAKISGRSYGERIDRQLDLIAPRQSYTIPVDTKTALKQLDNGRFDLLIEYPSEVDFYWPQVSREKIHSYAITGADSYVLGHIMCAKSATTAQLINDFNTSLKQRIPTQAFYKTQLQGVAEANKSEFTRYFNQVFHNNHQVQ; encoded by the coding sequence TTGAAGTTAATCACGGTATTCTTGTTTTTGATACTGGCAAGCGCCCCCGGCTACGGCGAAAACATCTCTGTCGGAGCCGATGAATGGCAGGGCTATAGCCACAGCGACGGCAGCGGTATCTATTTCGAGTTATTAAGAAAGATTTACCCCGAATACAGGTTGGACTATAAAGTCAGCAGCTTTAACCGCGCCCTGAAAAAATTCAAACAAAACAAACTGGATATTATTGTCGGGGTTTATAAAGAAGATCTGGAACGTGCCCTTTTCCCCAACTGGTATCTGGATACCGAATATCCGGTGATGGCTTTTTACGACCCCAAATTGCTCACCATCAGACATTTAAACGACTTTAAACAGCTCAGCACTTCCTGGCTCAGGGGCTATGCCTTTAACCGCTACCTGCCCGAGTCTGAAAACACGTATTTAATCGACGATATCAACCTGGGCTTTAAAATGCTGGCCAACCAGCGCATAGACACCTTTATCGACTACAGCTATAACCTGCCGGAAAAATACCGGCAGCAGTTTTCCTCTTTTGAGATCTTGCCCTCCCGCCGCATTTATATCGCCTTTCAGCGCAATCAGCACGGTAAAAAGCTGGCACGGCAATTTGACCGGAAAATGGCCCAATTAAGACGTTCAGGAGAGCTGGCAAAGCTGTTCGCCAGTGAATACCAACGCTCCGGACTCGCCGGTTTTAATCCCGATAAAAGTGAGATCATCATATACACGGATGAGGTCAATGTCTTAAAAGAAGCCAAGCTGGAGCAATTAACCCTGGAACCCAGCCTGAACCGCATCCTTAACCTGACGCTGGACTCGCTGGACAATTACCGCTTTACCTATAAGGTCATGCATGATTTTTCCAGGATTTATCAATACCAGCACAAAGAAAATGTCTGTTTTATTGATATGATCAAAACCCGGCAACGCCAGGCGCATTTTGCCTTCAGCGAACCTTTCTCCCTTTATTTGGGCCTGCACCTGTACAGTAAGATTCCGCTGGGGGATAAAGAGGCCATAGATTTGCCGCAGCTGTTATCGAGTAAAAAACCAAATAAAGAACCGGATAAAAGCGCAAATGAAACACAGCTAAGACTGGCTAAAATCAGCGGCAGAAGTTACGGCGAGCGCATAGACAGGCAACTCGATCTCATAGCTCCCAGGCAGAGCTACACTATCCCGGTAGATACAAAAACCGCATTAAAACAGCTTGATAACGGCCGTTTCGACCTGCTGATCGAATACCCGTCAGAAGTTGACTTTTACTGGCCGCAGGTCAGCCGGGAGAAAATCCACAGCTACGCCATCACCGGCGCCGACAGCTATGTTCTAGGCCATATAATGTGTGCCAAATCGGCAACAACTGCGCAACTTATTAACGACTTTAATACCTCCCTGAAACAACGTATCCCCACCCAGGCTTTCTACAAGACACAGTTACAGGGAGTAGCGGAAGCTAATAAAAGCGAATTTACCCGCTATTTCAACCAGGTTTTTCATAATAACCATCAAGTTCAGTAA
- the zur gene encoding zinc uptake transcriptional repressor Zur has product MSIQGLLEQAQQVCQQRGARLTKIREQVFLLLAKRDGAVGAYELLEELKTIDPAAKPATIYRALDFLSKQGFVHKIESINAFVMCHHFSECNHPVQLLICDECGHVEEIQSNNFDLALRSMADASGFNISHQIVEAHGTCQACN; this is encoded by the coding sequence ATGTCTATTCAGGGATTACTAGAACAAGCTCAGCAGGTGTGCCAGCAACGGGGCGCCCGCTTGACAAAAATTCGCGAACAAGTTTTTTTACTACTTGCCAAGCGTGACGGCGCCGTCGGCGCCTATGAATTGCTGGAAGAGCTGAAAACCATAGATCCGGCAGCAAAACCCGCCACTATCTACCGCGCCCTGGACTTCCTGAGCAAACAAGGCTTTGTCCATAAGATAGAATCCATCAACGCTTTCGTTATGTGCCACCACTTCAGCGAATGCAACCACCCGGTGCAGCTGCTGATCTGTGATGAATGCGGTCATGTCGAAGAAATTCAGTCAAATAACTTTGACCTGGCTTTACGCTCTATGGCCGACGCCAGCGGTTTCAATATCAGCCACCAGATAGTTGAAGCCCACGGCACCTGCCAGGCATGTAATTAG
- a CDS encoding M1 family metallopeptidase encodes MKYSMRSAFVCLCLAVSASVTAGKLAFDDKFRQLEEILPTPNSYRTASGAPGHQYWQQQVNYDIEISLDDKTQRLTGSETLDYQNNSPDSLRYLWLQLDQNRMKPGSGYKMSESAPENKKITYKKFRTLVETPKFNGGYQITKVTDSSDKPLHYIINGTMMRVDLPQPLNPGDSVEVNIDWQYQLHEQKVLGGRSGFEYFEKDDNYLYEVAQWFPRAVAYYDVMGWQNKQFLGRGEFTLEFGDYEVDITVPADHIVAATGVLQNPKKVLTKTQQKRLKEAKTAKKPVLVVTPEEALANEKSRATATKTWRFKAENVRDFAWASSRKFIWDAQGYKAGGTDTMAMSYYPNEGNPLWERYSTEAIIHTMEQYNKYTFDYPYPVSISVNGPVGGMEYPMITFNGPRPTLNEETGEKTYSRKTKYGLIGVIIHEVGHNYFPMIVNSDERQWTWMDEGLNTFLQFIAEQAWEENYPSRRGHANDITSYMKSSNQVPIMTNSESIMQFGNNAYGKPAAALNILRETVLGRELFDFAFKEYALRWKFKRPTPADFFRTMEDASGTDLDWFWHGWFYTTDHVDIALEDIHLYRPNSQNPDTEEAWERALDNENPEFISNLRNKGQWLRTQDKPELLDFYNEHDKFTATNAARNKYNKAQKDLEQWQKDLLVNDSNFYILDFRNIGGLVMPIILEINYHDGSRERMTLPAEIWRKNPEQTSKMLITDKEITAIAVDPNWETADVNVNNNYWPARPIKSRFDLYKKKKKDMMRDFNETLKSADEEPSAGKEPSADEEP; translated from the coding sequence ATGAAATACTCAATGCGCTCAGCTTTTGTCTGCTTATGCCTAGCCGTCAGCGCCAGTGTTACCGCGGGCAAATTAGCTTTTGATGACAAATTTCGCCAGCTAGAGGAAATTTTACCTACTCCCAACAGTTACCGCACCGCCTCTGGAGCCCCCGGCCACCAGTACTGGCAGCAACAAGTCAATTACGACATAGAAATTTCATTGGATGATAAAACCCAGCGCCTCACGGGAAGCGAAACCTTAGACTACCAGAATAATTCTCCTGACAGTCTGCGCTACCTGTGGCTGCAACTGGATCAAAACCGCATGAAGCCCGGCTCCGGCTATAAAATGAGCGAAAGCGCCCCCGAAAATAAAAAAATCACCTATAAAAAATTCCGCACTTTAGTGGAAACCCCAAAATTCAACGGCGGCTACCAGATCACTAAAGTAACCGACAGCAGCGACAAGCCCTTACATTACATCATCAACGGCACTATGATGCGGGTAGACCTGCCACAGCCGTTAAATCCGGGCGACAGTGTCGAAGTCAATATCGACTGGCAATACCAGCTGCACGAACAAAAAGTCCTGGGAGGACGCTCCGGCTTTGAATATTTTGAAAAAGATGACAACTACCTCTATGAGGTCGCCCAGTGGTTCCCGCGCGCCGTGGCCTATTACGACGTTATGGGCTGGCAAAACAAACAGTTCCTCGGCCGCGGTGAATTCACCCTGGAGTTCGGCGACTATGAAGTCGACATCACAGTACCGGCAGATCATATCGTTGCCGCCACCGGCGTCTTGCAAAACCCGAAAAAAGTCCTGACCAAAACCCAGCAAAAGCGCCTGAAAGAAGCGAAAACAGCAAAAAAGCCGGTGCTGGTCGTGACCCCGGAAGAAGCCCTGGCCAACGAAAAATCCCGGGCGACGGCAACCAAAACCTGGCGCTTTAAAGCGGAAAATGTCCGCGACTTTGCCTGGGCCTCAAGCCGCAAGTTTATCTGGGACGCCCAGGGCTACAAAGCCGGCGGCACAGATACCATGGCCATGTCCTACTATCCCAACGAAGGTAACCCTTTATGGGAGCGCTACTCCACCGAAGCCATTATCCACACCATGGAGCAGTACAACAAATACACCTTTGATTACCCCTACCCGGTATCTATTTCCGTGAACGGTCCGGTAGGCGGCATGGAATACCCGATGATCACCTTCAACGGTCCGCGTCCCACCCTGAACGAAGAAACCGGCGAAAAAACCTATTCCCGCAAAACCAAGTACGGTTTGATCGGCGTGATCATCCACGAAGTAGGCCACAACTACTTCCCTATGATAGTCAATTCCGATGAGCGCCAATGGACCTGGATGGATGAAGGCCTGAATACCTTTTTGCAGTTTATCGCCGAGCAGGCCTGGGAAGAGAACTACCCGTCCCGCCGCGGCCATGCCAATGACATCACCAGCTATATGAAAAGCAGCAACCAGGTGCCTATCATGACCAATTCCGAATCCATTATGCAGTTTGGCAACAATGCCTACGGCAAACCGGCGGCGGCCCTGAATATCCTGCGAGAAACCGTGCTTGGCCGGGAACTGTTCGATTTCGCCTTTAAAGAATATGCCCTGCGCTGGAAATTTAAGCGTCCGACCCCGGCAGACTTCTTCCGTACCATGGAAGATGCTTCCGGCACAGATCTGGACTGGTTCTGGCACGGCTGGTTCTACACCACAGATCATGTAGACATTGCCCTGGAAGACATTCACTTATACCGCCCCAACAGCCAGAACCCGGACACAGAAGAAGCCTGGGAGCGGGCGCTGGACAATGAGAATCCGGAGTTTATCAGCAATTTACGCAACAAAGGCCAGTGGTTGCGCACCCAGGACAAGCCGGAGCTGCTGGATTTCTACAACGAACACGACAAGTTCACCGCCACCAATGCCGCCCGCAATAAATACAACAAGGCGCAAAAAGATCTTGAGCAATGGCAAAAAGACCTGCTGGTGAACGACAGCAACTTCTATATCCTGGATTTTCGCAACATAGGCGGCCTGGTGATGCCGATTATTCTGGAAATCAACTACCATGACGGCAGCCGGGAGCGGATGACCTTACCGGCGGAAATCTGGCGGAAAAACCCGGAACAAACCTCGAAAATGCTGATCACCGACAAGGAAATCACTGCCATTGCCGTCGATCCCAACTGGGAAACCGCAGATGTTAACGTCAATAACAACTACTGGCCGGCCAGACCGATCAAATCCCGCTTCGATCTTTATAAGAAAAAGAAAAAGGATATGATGCGTGACTTTAACGAAACGCTAAAATCAGCAGATGAAGAGCCGTCAGCAGGCAAAGAGCCGTCAGCGGACGAAGAGCCATAG
- a CDS encoding DUF6702 family protein gives MKKHDSRHMLKSLLLGLVFWAGWGAAPAAAHSFFFGITDMAVNPGSKHIEIIHQFTAHDIENAIAKQRQTHFSPEHKNYEAWIRQLFEQGFSIREQQQALPLNWIGLEVVRGKIFVYQEGPAKNFLSGLVVKNTLLVDTYPEQINTLNYQDNDVSGSLTFTQLHKIAKIESNN, from the coding sequence ATGAAAAAGCACGATAGCAGGCACATGCTTAAGTCATTACTGCTCGGCCTGGTTTTCTGGGCCGGTTGGGGGGCAGCACCCGCTGCCGCCCACAGCTTTTTCTTCGGCATCACAGATATGGCCGTCAATCCAGGCAGCAAGCATATTGAGATCATCCATCAATTTACCGCTCACGATATCGAAAATGCCATCGCTAAGCAGCGGCAAACGCACTTTTCCCCCGAGCATAAAAATTATGAAGCCTGGATCCGGCAATTATTCGAGCAAGGTTTTTCCATCCGGGAACAGCAACAGGCTTTACCCCTGAACTGGATAGGGCTGGAAGTGGTCCGCGGAAAAATCTTTGTTTATCAGGAAGGGCCGGCAAAAAACTTTTTATCAGGTTTAGTGGTAAAAAATACATTACTCGTCGATACTTACCCTGAGCAGATAAATACCTTGAATTATCAAGATAATGATGTCTCAGGTAGCTTAACTTTTACTCAATTACACAAAATTGCTAAAATTGAGTCTAATAACTAA
- a CDS encoding chemotaxis protein CheX, with amino-acid sequence MNVEFINPFLASMLNVMSTMAQMELAPEKPKLKKDEVAMGDVSGLIGMVSEQAKGSLSITFEGPLAIATMKNMVGEGPDEINEEITDLVGEITNMVTGGAKRMLSEKGFEFDMATPMVVSGKDHTIHHKAEGPVVIIPLNSSHGKAFIEFSFDK; translated from the coding sequence ATGAATGTAGAGTTTATTAATCCTTTTTTAGCGTCCATGCTCAATGTAATGTCCACCATGGCACAAATGGAGCTGGCCCCGGAAAAACCTAAGCTGAAAAAAGATGAAGTAGCCATGGGTGATGTCTCGGGATTAATCGGTATGGTCAGCGAGCAGGCCAAAGGCTCGTTATCCATTACCTTCGAGGGCCCGCTTGCCATAGCCACCATGAAAAACATGGTAGGAGAAGGGCCGGATGAGATCAACGAAGAGATTACCGATCTGGTAGGGGAAATCACTAACATGGTTACCGGCGGCGCCAAACGTATGTTAAGTGAAAAAGGTTTCGAATTTGACATGGCCACCCCTATGGTGGTTTCAGGTAAAGATCACACCATACACCACAAAGCCGAAGGTCCTGTGGTGATTATTCCGTTAAATTCTTCCCACGGTAAAGCCTTTATCGAATTTAGCTTCGACAAATAA